The sequence below is a genomic window from Lycium ferocissimum isolate CSIRO_LF1 chromosome 9, AGI_CSIRO_Lferr_CH_V1, whole genome shotgun sequence.
GTAGCTGTGCCAAGGGATTCTATTAGATCTATTCCAGACCATGACAGTACTAACAGGATTGGAGCTTCCTTTGAAACTCCTTGTGGTCGTATGTTGGTAATTTCATTATCCTTTTTATGCTTATAATTGGACCACCTTCTTGTTTAGTGCAACCACCCCAGTTACGAccattttcttgtattttttcctCCCATCAAGTTTATTTGTtcaatgaaaattttctttGCCTTGCTTGGCAGATTAAGCCTGCAGAATACATGGAAATGATTTCTTCAATGAGGCCAAATTTATGGGCCAGTTTAGCTGATGAAGTTCCTGCTTGGGCTTCTGAAAAGAGGAATAAAGCCTCAGTTGAACGTACACTAAAATGGCTCGACGAATGCATTACTTCAAGCTCGGTAGGCATATCATACtgtttatttatctattttctgCTTTGCTTGCACTGTGTATCTGGATTTGCTTAATTACAAGCCTGAGTTTGATGTCAATATGCAAGATGGCCATAGGATGGAACATTGCAAGCATCAAGGGTATTAGCCTCGACTTTTGTATGCATAAGAATATAATGGAAGAGAATAAACCTTTCGTAGAACGTTAAAGGAGGCTAAACCCAAACATGTAAGATGTGGTGAAGAAGGAGGTGATAAAGTAGTTGGACGAGGGAATAATTTTTCCTATACCTGACACTGATAGGGGTGAGCCTGTGCAATGCGTCCCAAAGAAAGGTGAGATGACCGTGAtctagaatgaaaataaatagTTGATCTCTGCCAGGACTATCACTAGATGGCATATCTGTATGGGCTACAGAAAACTCAACAACGCCACCAAGAAAgatcacttcccacttccattCATCGATAGAGATGATAAATAGACTGGCTGATAGAGAATACTTTTATTTCTTAGATGGTTATTCAGGATACAATTAGATCCACATTGCCCCGAGGATAAAGAAAAGACGACATTCACCAGTCCTTATGATACTTACGCATTTTGTAGGATGCCATTTGGAATGTGCATTCCACCATCCACCTTTCAGAGATACATGATGGACCATCTTCACAGACATGGTGGAGGACATCATGGAAGTGCTTATGGATGATTTCTCGGTCGTGGGGAACTCTTTTAATGACTACTTGAGGAATTTGAAAAGAGTGTCGAGGGGTGCGAAGAGACAAATCTGGTATTAAACTGGGATAAGTGCCATTTTATAGTACATGAAGGTATAATCtttggggtcgtttggtagctggttagagttatgcaggtattagtaataCATGAATTAGTTATGAggaaatctatgtattattttatgttgGGATTAGCTATGcagggtttagttattcatgtattagttattccaccttctgtcctgcataaaataatacatagattgcgtcataatttatacatgtatatgcagGATTTAATACTTGCATAACTCACCTCCAAACCAtctaccaaatgaccccttaggATTTCAAGTTTCTAGTAAGGGTATAAAGGTGGACAGAGTGAAAATTGAGGTGATAGAGAAATTGCCATCATCTATATCAACCAAAGCAATCCGGAACTTTCTTGGGCACACCGCCTTCTGTAGACAGTTTTTTAgagatttttctaaaatttctaACACCTCATGTAAATTGCTTGAAAAAGATCACCGTTCTGTGTTTTTTTTATGAGTGTTGATTAGCTTCGAAGAGCTGAAAAGTGATTGGTGACTACACCATCATTGTTGCACTCGACTGGAGCAACCATTTAAGATAATGTGCGATGCTAGCACCAATGTTGCGGGGGCAGTTCCGGGACAGAGAaaagataaaatcatgcacCCGTTTACTATCCTAGCCGGACATTGAGTAGAGCACAACTGAATTGTATCACTACAGGGAAGAAGATGCTGGCAGTGGTGTTTGACTTCGACAAATTCTAGTCGTATTTAATTGGATCTAAAGTTATTGTTTATACTGACCAGCAGGAATTAGGTACTTGATAACAAAGGAGTTCAAATTGTGATTGATCCGATAGGTCTTGCCACTAGAAGAATTCAACCTTGAGATTAGAGATAGGAAGGGCACGGAGAATCAGGTGGCAGACCACCTGTCAAGCTTGGAAGGAGTTGAAAAAAGGgttgaaaagaaagaatttcTAGAAACCTTTCTTGATAACAATTGCTAGCGACATCCTTGAAGAGACGTCATGGTATGTAGACATTGCAAACTACCTGGCGAGCGGTTTGAACCTTAGGAGCTTTCATTtgttcaaaagaaaaagttttcataattttcCATCATCTTTTTTGGGAAGATGCTTTCCTTTTTAAGATTTGTGTAGAGCACATGATCCGGTGGTGGATCCCAGAGAAGtatcaaaattctttttttgcaAGCATGTCATGCATCGTCATATGGTGGTCTTTTTGGAGGTGCAAAGGTGCTAGAATTGGGATTTTGTTGGCCGTCTATTCAAAGATGCAAATATATGGGCCAAGAGTTGTGCTGAGTGCCAAAGAACTGGCAACATCTCTCGCCATCATGAGAGGCCAATAAACCCTTTCCAAGTGGTGGAAGTGTTTGACGTGTGGGGTTCATTGGCCTCTCATGACAGCAGGAGATGTTGTCAGTTCTTTGGCGCTCATCGCAACTCCTGGCCTATATATTTGCATCTTTGAATAGAGACGACCAATAGAATCCAATTCTGGCACCTTTACAAAGGGTCCTAATTCCTCCAAAATGACCACCATATGGTGATGCATGACATGTCCTACAAAACAAAATTTTGATCTTTCTCGGGAATACACCTTCGGATCATGTTATGGACACAAATCTTAAAAAGGAAAGGGTCATCCCATTAATAATAATGTCAATCATGacaaacttttttcttttgaacaaAAGAAAACTCATAAGGCTCAATATCGCTCGCCAGGTAGTTTGCAATGTCTGCATAGCATGACGTCTCCTCATGTGATGCCGCTAGCAATTGTTCATCCGGAAAGGTTTCTTGAACTTCAACCCTTTTTTCAACTCCTTCCAACCTTGACAGATGGTCTGCCACCTGATTCTCAGTGCCCTTCCTATCTCTGATCGCAAGGTCGAATTCTTGTAGTAGTAGTACCCATCAGATCAATCTCTATTTGGACTCCTTTGCTATTAATTACCGCATGGTAAGTATAAACAATAACTTTAGACCTAATTAAATAAGACCTGAATTTATTGAAGGCAAATACCACTGTTATGATCTCCTTCTCTGTATAGTGGTGTAATTCAGTTATGCTCCACTTAGTTTCCGACTAGCATAGTAAATGAGGTGCAtgattttttatcttttctttgcCCCAAAACTGCTCCCACGGCATAGTCGCTACCATAGTACGTTTTCTCAAATGGTTGCTCCAGTCGTGTGCAAGAAAGATTGGTGCAGTCACCCATCTCTTCTTCCGCTACACAAAAGCTAACCTGCACTCATTAGAAAACACAAAAGGGTGAGCTCTTTCAAGCAATTTTCATAATGGGTTAGAAATTTTAGAAGAATCTCTAAGAAGTCGTCTATAAAACCTGGCGTGCAAGAAAGCTCCGGATTGCTTTGAGTGATATACGTGGTGGCAATTTCTCTATCACCTCAATTTTCGCTCTGAATGTCCACCTCTATACCCTTAAAAGAAATTCGGTGCCCTAAGACTATACCTTCCTGTACAATGAAATGACACTCAAGCAGTCGTTGAAAGAATATCCTGCCAGGCTGCCACCAAGAAATCATCCATATACACTTCCATGATGTCCTCTACCATGTCTATGAAGATGGACATCATGCATCTTTGAAAGGTTGTTGGTGCATTGCACAGTCCAAATAGCATCCTATGGAATGTGTAAGTACCATAAGGACATGTGGATCTAATTGAACCTCGAATAACCGTCTAAGAAACGGAAGTATTCCCTACTAGCCACTCTATCCAACATCGGATTGATGaatggaagtgggaagtgatcTTTTGTGGTGGAATTGTTGAGCTTTCTATTGTCCATACAGATACAGTCCTAGTAGGTATCaactcattattttcattctggACCACGTTCATCCCACCTTTCTTTGGGACACATTGCACAGGACTCATCCATGCGCTGCCAGATATAGGAAAAAAATTTGCCACGTCCAACCACATCTTTCATGTTCGGGTTTAACCTTCTTTGATGTTCTAAGAAAGGTTTGTTCTCTTCCATTATATTCTTATGCATACAGAAGTCAGAACTAATACCCTTTATGTCAGCGATGGTCCATCCTATGGCTATCATTCACTCCTTCAATACCTGTATAAGTTGTTCTGCCTGCACATCTAACAAACCAGATGAAATAATAATAGGTAAAATAGAGTTAGGTCCTAAAAATTTATACCTTAGATGACTCAACAATGGCTTCAATTCTAGCTTTGGTGGTTCTTCAATTGATGGCTTGGCGGGTAGTGTCTTTCTCTCAGACAAATTAAGTAGTTCGCTCTCTTTGCCAATATCCCTTGCCATCAAGACCCACTCAGCCAAACCTTCACAATCAAATTCATCCACATTCAGCAAACATGCTTCCAACAGATCCTCAAGTTTTCTCGTCTTCTAGCTTTATTACATCCACGACCTCTACAAGTGAACAATTAGCAAATTCACTAGGTCTCCTATCGACTTTTGCACATTAAAGGTGATTTCTTCATCATTTAGTCTCATATTCAATTAACCAGCCTCATAGTCAAAGGTGATTTCTTCATCATTTAACCAGGTACATACGTTCGTCCTATTTGTTCCTTCTCTTATTTCtttctgtttatttttattttttttgaaaaaattatttcctggTGTTGTTAACCCTACCAAGTATATTGCTACTTAATCTCATCAAAAAGTGTTATAACTGCTGAAATGTAGACAGATGGAGCAGTGTTTGGATCCGTTGTGGGAGGCTCTAGGGTGGAGGAGCGCCGAAGTTGTGCTCAAGAAGTTGCTAAGAGGAATGTAGAAGGTTTGTTCCCTCTTCAAGGTCATATACTTCCATAGCCACCGTATTGGTAATTACAGCAATGTCTAGTTCAAAATACACTTAGAGAATGTGACTGTTGTAAGTGAAATCCTCTTAACTAACGAATAAATCAATTAGAATTTCTGTTATCAAAAGTATTAGGTTTTTTCTATGACATGACTAAACTGATCTCCAACAGTGTTGGAGAAAAGTTCTTTTGTTTCATGAGTATCTCTACATCTGAAAATATCTTTCCCTCACTGATGAATTTCATTTTACTTAAGTTCCTCTCTTGGAAAAGACTATTTGACAGAATTAAACTATTAAAGCTTCTACCAGAGGGGATCCTGGTCCTTTTTGATCTGCCATCTTTTGCAAGTGATTCTGTTTCGCTGAAGTTTACTTTTGTTAAATAATCAAAGGCCTCATGgctatgtatttatttgtttggtCTCATGAAAATATCCTATTAATTTCAGAATGAGTTTTTCTCAATGCAGGTTTTTGGATTGGTGGATTTGGACTAGGGGAGAGCATGGAAGAGCGCAACTCCCTCCTTAGCGCTGTTACGGTAAGattttcttattgtatttctgCTTccgttctttttcttttggcacgAAACACTTTTACTTCTAAAGAAGTCCTTCTCTTGAAATGGATGTGGAAGGCAAGGACTGGCCCATCACTATAGTTAACGTACATACTGAGCATAAAGACGGGAATCAGATCGTAAGATGTCTTGATAAGCAATTTGCTTTAGGTCTATTCACCTTATACATTTCTTTTTGCGAGTAAAATCAAGAGATCTGTTATTCCAACTTCGAAACTTAGTAGATAATGGACCCTCCACTCTACCTTTCACTTAAATACCAGGGTTCACCAGAGAAAATTAAACTCGTCATGTGTGCCTACCACATATTTCGTGCTCTACCACTTTTTCCATTGAACCAAACCCTTGGGGGCCCATATACTTTTAGgagctcttttgaaaacttagcaCCTTATGTAATGTAAAATGTAAACTGAACTCAGTTTGACTCGAATGCCACATGAGGATTAAATTTTTATCAGGTTTTGGTGTATTTGAGGTTCATATCAACAGGCTGCACCTATGTCATCCCTCTTGAATCAGGTGTAAATAGCTAAAGTGAAGAGTCCATAACATGGACTTTTAATATAAGTTGGCGACTATCTATGGTCCTGCATTTTTGGAGTAGTTTGGTGCTGGTGCTTCAAGTGCCAATTTGCTGTACATGTGATATAGTGTAGGTGGTTCTGTGTTGTGTAAATACTTCCTGTAGGATCTCCTTCAGGTCCATAAGTTGCTAATCATCTTCATTCAGTGTATTAACTTGAAGGTCAATGTTCATGctaacttttttattttcatttttatgactGCCTTAAAGTTGACAATAAATGTTAGTTTCGGACAAATGGGCTTCTCCCTGTTACATGTTTACAGGGGTCCTTTGTCTTTGGTAGACTGTAAAATATTCTACTTATTTGCATACAGTGGAAAACTCAAGTTTTTGGTGGCTTATGATGTTACTGGTTGCAGGATAGTTTACCTGAAGAAAAGCCACGTCTCATAAGTGGCCTCGGACTACCAGGCAAGACTGATATCATGAATGCTTGCAATCCTATCTTTGTTCATCTCTTCCTGTTTGCTCCAGTCGGTCTTCTTGTGTCACTCATTCACTGTTGTACTCCCAGAAATATTTGCATTATCATGCATGCTGGTATTCTGTTTGAAAAatgttgagaatataattaaatattaagtgTGCTCTCTCTAAAAGCTTGAGTTTTTAGATGAGATTGTAACACATTTCAACATGGTACTAGAGCAGGCAAAAGTCCTGGGATCGAACCCAATATCAAAAAGAATATCCACGTGCTTGGCCCCTGAAATAAGAATCAGGCCCGCCGATGCATGTCAACATAGTGATCAgtattttgtttgaaaactgttgagaatataattaaataataagtGTGCTCTCTCTAAAAGCTTAagtttttagatgagatggtcacacacttcaacatggTACCAGAGCAGGCAGAAGTCTGGGATCGAACCTCACCGTCACAACCTCACCGTCACCTAATATCAAACAGAATATCCGCGTGCTTGGCCCCTGAAATAGGAATCAGCCCCACTTGAGGGGGCGTGTTGTAAATGTAATTAAATAATAAGTATGCTCTCTCTAacagcttaagcttttagataagatggtcacacacttcaacaaAAACGAAGAGGAGCTTGTTTGTTATAGCTAGTAGCCTAGTATAAACAACAACTTCAGTATCCACCAGATTTAACCTACTTGCTTTCTCACTGTTGGATATTTGAATTAACAATTGTAATCTTCTTGTGGCTGAAGGGATTAACTTTTTTTCTCCACAGAGGAGGTCTTGCAAGGTGTTGCTGCAGGTGTTGATCTATTTGATTCCACGTACGTGCTAGCTCAGCATATTGGTATCTCCTTTCTTCTATATCTGATTCTCTTAGCTGAAATCGTGACATTGGAATTTTTTTCCAGTTACATCTACCATCTCACACTAGGAGGCTTTGCTCTCACCTTTCCGACTCAAATTACTAATCAACCAAATAGTAATTCAGGAAATGATGGCACAAAGATAAATTTGAAAGCAACAATGTATAGGTGAGTCATGTTCGTACTTCAGACTTCTTGTGATAGTCACTTTAACTGAAATTTGCAACATACTGGCATAGCTACAATTGCGCTCAATGTTATACTTAGAAGTGATGGTATGTAATCTTGCTGAGATGAAGTTCACTGATAATGCAATTTGTGTCCTCCCTCTCCATTCCCTCTTGCAGGAAGGATATATCTCCTATTGTCGATAATTGCGAGTGTTATACATGCCACAATCATACAAAAGCATACATCAATCACCTTCTCAATGTCCATGAGATGCTGGCACATATTCTCTTGGAAATGTATGAAGCTCTCTGCCTTAttttcttgctttgttgtcATGTCTTCATGGTACTTAATGTGATTCTGTTTTTCATTTCCCAGACATAACACACATCATTTTCTGGGATTCTTTCGCTCTATCAGAGAGGCAATTCAAGAAGG
It includes:
- the LOC132031480 gene encoding uncharacterized protein LOC132031480, with the protein product MKFAVKALSNGRARGGVLQLGTQSIETPALLLTTRKGLPVYIPPDHLPSLPNPHSKLFHFSPLHFLEGISLKAISNIGGLHQLLGLRDHILVAVPRDSIRSIPDHDSTNRIGASFETPCGRMLIKPAEYMEMISSMRPNLWASLADEVPAWASEKRNKASVERTLKWLDECITSSSTDGAVFGSVVGGSRVEERRSCAQEVAKRNVEGFWIGGFGLGESMEERNSLLSAVTDSLPEEKPRLISGLGLPEEVLQGVAAGVDLFDSTYIYHLTLGGFALTFPTQITNQPNSNSGNDGTKINLKATMYRKDISPIVDNCECYTCHNHTKAYINHLLNVHEMLAHILLEIHNTHHFLGFFRSIREAIQEGKFEQFRQKFIGSRREHLFSAALSA